From bacterium, the proteins below share one genomic window:
- a CDS encoding type Z 30S ribosomal protein S14 yields MAKKSMLEKWKRTPKFAVRKYSRCRRCGRPRAVYRRLGLCRLCLRQLAYRGEIPGMMKASW; encoded by the coding sequence GTGGCGAAAAAGTCGATGCTCGAGAAATGGAAGCGCACGCCGAAGTTCGCCGTGCGCAAGTATAGCCGGTGCCGCCGGTGCGGTCGGCCACGTGCCGTCTACCGGCGCCTGGGGTTGTGCCGGTTGTGTCTGCGGCAGCTGGCGTACCGGGGCGAGATCCCTGGGATGATGAAGGCAAGCTGGTAA
- the rpsH gene encoding 30S ribosomal protein S8 yields the protein MGGVVTDSIADMLTRLRNANAAKHDNVLVPASRMKQEIAKILKAEGFIADFQVVERKPQSQLRLLLRYGPKRQQILTGIRRVSRPGLRFYAKRLAVPRVRGGLGVAIISTSRGIMTDKEARQSGVGGEVICYVW from the coding sequence GTGGGTGGAGTGGTCACGGATTCGATAGCGGACATGCTGACCCGGCTGCGGAATGCGAACGCCGCCAAGCACGACAATGTCCTTGTTCCGGCAAGCCGGATGAAGCAGGAGATCGCCAAGATCCTGAAGGCGGAGGGTTTCATCGCCGACTTCCAGGTCGTCGAGCGCAAGCCGCAGAGCCAGTTGCGACTGCTGCTCCGCTATGGTCCCAAGCGCCAGCAGATTCTAACCGGTATCCGGCGCGTGAGCCGGCCTGGCCTGCGGTTCTATGCGAAGCGGCTGGCCGTTCCCCGGGTGAGGGGAGGGCTGGGCGTGGCAATCATTTCAACGTCCCGCGGGATCATGACCGACAAGGAAGCCCGTCAGAGCGGCGTGGGCGGGGAGGTCATCTGCTATGTTTGGTAG
- the rplF gene encoding 50S ribosomal protein L6 has product MSRIGRMPVTLPAGVDVTVSGRSVEVRGPKGNLARQIHPDMRVAVEGGVVTVARPTEQKFHRALHGLTRALIANMVKGVVEGFRIDLEIHGVGYRATKQGRGLVLQVGYSHTVELTPPEGVELVIPQPNRISVTGNDKEAVGQFAATLRAVRRPDPYKGKGIRYAGERLRLKAGKAGRTAGKA; this is encoded by the coding sequence ATGTCACGCATCGGGCGCATGCCCGTCACCCTGCCCGCGGGCGTAGACGTCACGGTGAGCGGCCGTAGCGTCGAGGTACGCGGCCCCAAGGGGAACCTGGCCCGCCAGATCCACCCCGACATGCGTGTCGCGGTCGAGGGCGGCGTCGTGACGGTTGCCCGGCCGACCGAGCAGAAGTTCCACCGCGCGCTGCATGGGCTGACCCGTGCGCTGATCGCCAACATGGTGAAGGGCGTGGTGGAGGGTTTCAGGATTGATCTGGAGATCCACGGCGTCGGATACAGGGCTACCAAGCAGGGGCGTGGGCTGGTTCTGCAGGTGGGGTATTCTCACACCGTTGAGCTGACCCCGCCCGAGGGAGTAGAGTTGGTGATCCCGCAACCCAACCGGATCTCGGTGACCGGCAACGACAAGGAAGCGGTGGGACAGTTCGCGGCCACCCTGCGGGCGGTCCGGCGCCCAGATCCCTACAAGGGCAAAGGAATCCGGTACGCTGGAGAACGGTTGCGTCTGAAGGCCGGCAAGGCCGGGCGCACAGCCGGGAAGGCGTAG